The following DNA comes from Serpentinimonas raichei.
CCCTATGGCGAGCGCATCGCAGCCGCCGGCGTGGCCGGGCAGTCGGCGCAAACGCGGGCCCGGCCTGAGCCGGCGCAGGGGCTCGTGCCCGGTGCCGGCCGCGAAAGCGCCCGCCACGCCGATGGCGAGGAAAACACGGCATTTTTCTCGCAACTGGCCAGCCACTGGAAAAAAAACTACGCCGGCTGGACCGCTTGGCTGCTCAGCCCAGACCCGCAACTGCCCTCGCACATGCGCCTCAAAGCCACGCGCCGGGTGCCGCTCTGGAACGGCCCGATCGAATGCCGCCTGTTTCGTTTTGACCTGGTCGCCGGCAGCGCACGCACACCCCGCGCTGGCGCTCAGCCCAACGACACCACCCCCGAGTAAAGTAAAACTATGTAGCCAATACGGACTTTTTGACCGGCCTAGCTGATGCCTGTGCGAAAGTTGGTTTATACTTTCTTCGGGTCGTTTAACACCGGCCCCCCGCTTTTCCTCCCTGAGCGGGTGCCTTTGTGTGTGACAGCAAAAAGGCTTCCAAACCTGGCTCCTCTAGAGCCAGGTTTTTTTTCGCCCCTTGTCTGCGGGCACCGGCTCGGCGCGTAGCGGCTTCAGTCAAAAATATCGCTCAACCACGATTTTTTCTTTTTCTGGCCGGAGCCGGCAGCAAAACCGCCCGAGAGCCCGCCGCCCAGCCCGCCCTTGAGACCACCGGCCAAGCCACCCAGTTTGCTGCCCAGCCCACCGCCCTGCGCGAAGCCACCGCTGCGCTGGCGAAAGTCGGAGTCTTCAAAATCCGGTTGACGAACTTGGGCGCCGCTGCGCCCGGCCGGGGCCTGGCCGAGACTGCGCTCGATCAGCTTGTCGAGTTCGCCACGATCCAGCCAGACGCCACGGCACTGGGGGCAGTAGTCGATCTCCACGCCCTGGCGATCGCTCATCACCAGCTCCACATTCACGCAGTTGGGGCATTTCATCAAAGGCTCCTTTAAGCCAGTTTGGGGAACTTTGCAGTCTAGGGCCTAGCGGGTGCCAAAAAAAGCAGAAAATCAGGCAACTTTACATCGCCACAAGCTGAACATGAGCCTCTCTTACAGCTACCGCCACCTGTACTACTTCTGGATCGTGGCCCAGGAGGGTGGCATGTCCAAAGCCGCCGCGCGGCTCGACATGGCGGTGCAGACCGTGAGCGCGCAAGTGCGCGAGCTGGAAAAGGCGCTGGGCTGCCAGTTGCTCAAACCGGCCGGGCGCGGTGTGGCCCTGACCGAGGCCGGTGTGCTGGCCGCGCGCCAAGCGCAGCAGATTTTCGAGCTCGGCGAGGCGCTGCCCGCGCTGCTGCGCCAGGCGGCGCTGGCGCCCAGGGTGCGGCTGGCGGTGGGCCTGGCCGACGGGCTGCCCAAGCTGGAGGTGCTGCGCCTGCTGCGCCCGGTGCTGGATGTGCCCGATCTGCACCTGATCTGCCACGACGGCGAGATCGACGACCTGCTGGCCGATCTGGCCATGCACCGGCTCGATGTGGTGCTGACCGACCACCCGGTGAGCAGCCGCGCGCACCTGAAGGTGCACCACCACCGCTTGGCCAGCAGCGCCTACGGCTGGTTCGCTGCGCCGCCTTGGCTGCATGCGGCGCAGCGCGCTTTCCCGGCTGCGCTGCAAGGGGTGCCGCTGTTGCTGCCCACACGCCACGCCAGTGTGCGCGCGCAACTCGACCAGTGGCTGGCGCGGCACGGCCTGACGCCGCGCATCGCCGGCGAGTTTGAAGACAGCGCCCTGCTGGAAACCTTCGGTGGCCAAGGCATGGGGGTGTTCCCGGCCGCGCTGGCGCTGGCCGAGACGCTGCAGCAGCGCCATGGCGCCTCGCTCGTCGGCGTCTGCGAAGGCGTGGCCGCCCCCTGCTACGCCCTCAGCCTGGAGCGCCGGGTGGCGCATCCGCTGCTGCGCCGCCTGCTCGAACAAAGCGCTTGAGCGCTTGGGCGGGGTGGGGCGGGCCGCCGCAGAGCGAGGCGCACGCGCGCGCTCAGCGCTCATCGAAACTCAGGCGCAGCCGCTCACTCTGCGCCCGCGCCTGGCAGGTGAGCACAAAGCCACGCGCCACCTCATCGGCGTGCAGCCCGAAGTTTTGCTGCATCGCCACCTGGCCTTCGAGCACCTTGGCGCGGCAGGTGCAGCACACCCCCGATTTGCAGGAGTAGGGCAAGTCCAGCCCGGCTTCGAGGGCCGCATCGAGCACCGACTCGTCGCGGCCCAGCGCCAGCTCGTGCCGCTTGCCATCGAGCAGCAGCTCCATGCGCACCCCTAGTGCCGCCTTGGCCGCATCTTGTTGCAGCCCTTGGGCGTCGCGGTCGGCCTGCACCCGCACCGCCACGGCGGCGCTGGTGGTGAAGCGTTCGGTGTAGATGCGGTGCGCTGGCACCCCGGCGGCTTGCAGCGCCGCCTGGGTGGCCTCGATCATGGCTTCGGGGCCGCAGACGAACACTTCGTCCATGCTGCGCGCCGGCAGCAGGGTGTCGATCAGGGCCTGAACCTTGGCCTGGTCGATGCGCCCTTGCAGCAAGTCCACCTCCTGCGCCTGGCGCGACAGGATGTGGATCATGGTGAAGCGGCTCGGGTAGGTGTCTTTGAGGTCTTGCAGCGCCTCGTTGAACATCACGCTGGCCATGCGCCGGTTGCCAAACACCAGCGTGAATTTGGACTCGGGCTGCTCTTGCAGCGTGCTGGCGGCGATCGAGAGAATGGGGGTGATGCCCGAACCGGCAGCGAAACCCACGCGGTGTATGGCGCGCGCTTTTTTGACGGTAAACGCCCCCTCGGGCGGCAGCACCTGCAGCGTGTCGCCCACCCGAATGGCGCGCGCGGCCCAATTGGAAAACACGCCCCCCGGCACCGGGCGGATGCCGATCTCGATCTCGCCCTGCTGCTGCAAGCGGCTGCGCGGGCTGCAGATGGAGTAGGTGCGGCGCAGCTCCTGGCCGTCCACCTGGGCGCGCAGGGTGAGGAATTGGCCGGGCTCGAAACCGAAGGTCTCGCGCTGCGAGGCCGGGATGTCGAAGGTCAGCGCCAAGGAGCCCGCCGCTTCGGGGCTGATGCGCTTGACCGTGAGGGGATGAAAACGGGATGCAGACATGGCAAATGCTCCGCGGGGGCGGGCCTCAGTAGGGCTTGAAGTAGTCGAATGGCTCCTGGCAGTCCAGGCATTTGTAGAGCGCTTTGCAGGCGGTGGAGCCAAAGTGCGAGGTCTCGACCGTGTGCAACGAGCCGCAGCGCGGGCACGGCACCGGCGGCGCCGGGTCGGCGGCCCCGCGCACGAAGCGCAGCCGCTCGGGGCCGGCAGCCACCGCGGCGGCACAAGGCAGGGGGGCCGCGATGCCGTAGGCGCGCAGTTTCTCGCGCGCGGCGGGGCTCATGGAGTCGGTGCTCCAGGCCGGGGCCAGTTGGCGCAGCACCCGCACGGGCAAACCCAAGCCCTGCACGGTGGCGCGCACATCGTCCTCGATCTGGTCCATGGCCGGGCAGCCGCTGTAGGTCGGGGTGATCAGCACCTCCCAGACCTCGGGTGCGTCGGCAGCCGGGCGCAGATCGCGCAAGATGCCCATTTCGCGCAGCGTCAGCACCGGGATTTCTGGGTCGCACAGCTGGTCCAGGGCGGCCCAGAGGCGCTCGCGGGTGCCGGCCTCGGCAGCGTGGCTCAAGTCGGTGGCGGGCATGGGGTACCCCGGCCTACCACTGCGCGCCGGGGTGGGCGCGCGCCAGGCACTGCATCTCGGCCAACAAAAAGCCCAGGTGCTCCGAATGCAGGCCCTGCTTGCCGCGCGTCAGATAACCGCTGGCGCTGGGGCGGCGCAAGGTGGCTTCGGCCAGGGTCTGGTCGAGCAGGGCGTCCCAGGCGGCGCGCAAGCTTCCCATCTCGACCCCGAGCCCACTGGCGGCGGCGGCCGCCTCGACCTCGCTCTCGCTCCAGAACTCCTGGGTGTAGGGCATCAGGTGCTCCAGCGCCGCTTGCATGCGCGCCTGCGACTCGGCCGTGCCGTCGCCCAAGCGCAGCATCCAATCGCGCGCGTGGCGCAGGTGGTAGCGCGTTTCTTTGAGCGATTTGGCGGCGATGGCGGCCAGCTCGGGATCGCTGGATTGCTGCAGCGCCTCCCAGCGCAGCACCATCAAGGCGCTGTAGAGGAAGTTGCGAACCAGGGTGGTGGCGTAATCGAGGTCGGTGATGGCATAGCCGACCAGCGGGCCGTGGTGCGGCAGCTCCAGCAAGGTGTAGTTGCGGAACTCGGTGTCGTCGCGAAAGTAGGCCAGCGTGTCTTCGGTCACGCCCTCCCCCAGGCTCTGCGCCACCAACTGATACAGCAGCCGCGCCTGCCCGATCAGGTCCAGGCTGATGTTGGCCATGGCCAAGTCTTCCTCGATCGCGGGGCCGTGGCCGCACCACTGGGCGTTGCGCTGCCCCAGCACCACGGCGTTGTCGGCCAAGTGCAGCAGGTAGGCGAGACGAAAGTCGGTCTGGGTCGCCTCCATCACATATGCCCCACTTCGGCTGGAATCTCGTAAAAAGTCGGGTGCCGATAGATTTTGTCGGCCGCCGGCTCGAAGAACTCCTCTTTGTCCTGCGGCGCACTGGCGCTGATGGCGCTCGATGGCACCACCCAGATGCTCACGCCCTCCTGGCGCCGGGTGTACACGTCGCGCGCCATTTGCAGCGCGTGCGCGGCGTCGCTGGCGTGCAGGCTGCCGCAGTGTTTGTGCTCCAGGCCCTGCTTGCTGCGGACGAATACCTCCCACAGCGGCCAGTCTTTCAAAGCGGGTGTGGCGTTCATGCGGCCTCCTTCAGGGCACGTTGTTGCTGTTTGCGGGCGTGTGCCAGGGCGGCGTCGCGCAGCCACTGGCCGTTTTGGTGCGCCTTGACGCGGGTCGCGAGGCGCTGCTGGTTGCACGGCCCCTTGCCGTTGACCGTGCTCCAGAATTCGTCCCAGTCGATCGGGCCGTGGTCGTAGTGGCCGCGCTCGGGGTTCCATTTGAGTTCGGGGTCGGGCAGCGTGATGCCCAGCACCTGCGCTTGCGGCACGGTGGCGTCGATGAACTTTTGCCGCAGCTCGTCGTTGCTGATGCGCTTGATGCCCCAGCGCATGCTCTGCTCGCTGTGCAGGCTGTCGGCATCGGGCGGGCCAAACATGGCCAGGCATTTCCACCACCAGCGGTTGACCGAGTCCTGCACCATGTGGCGCTGCGCCGGGGTGCCGCGCATCATCACCAGCAGGGCTTCGTAGCCTTGGCGCTGGTGAAAGCTCTCCTCTTTGCAGATGCGGATCATGGCGCGCGCATAGGGCCCGTAGCTGCAGCGGCACAGCGGAATCTGGTTCGAGATGGCGGCCCCATCGACCAGCCAGCCGATCACCCCCACATCGGCCCAGTTCAGCGTCGGGTAGTTGAAGATCGAGCTGTATTTGGCGCGCCCGCTGTGCAGCGCGTCGATCAGGTCGGCGCGCTCGGCCCCCAGCGTCTCGGCGGCGCTGTAGAGGTATTGGCCGTGGCCGCCTTCGTCTTGCACCTTGGCGATCAAAATCGCTTTGCGCTTGAGGCTGGGAGCGCGGCTGATCCAGTTGCCCTCGGGCAACATGCCCACGATCTCGCTGTGCGCGTGCTGGCTGATCTGGCGCACCAGGGTGCGCCGGTAGGCTTCGGGCATCCAGTCTTGCGGCTCGATCCGGCCGTCGGCGTCGATGCGCTCTTGGAAGCGTTGCAGCCGCTCGGCCGATTCGGCCACTTTGAGCGCAGGCGCGGCCTGCTCGGCTGGGTCGGGGATGCTCAAGGCTTGGGTGTACATGGTGGGCTGGCTCCTGCTGGGGGTAAATTCAGGTTGGTTTGGGGCGTTGGTCGATCACCCGCTGCGCCTTGCCGGTCAGGCTGCGCTCGATCTGCTGCGCCTCCAGCACCGTGACGCGGCTGCTGACGCCGATGTGGGTCTTGATCTGGTGCTGCAACTGCTGCCCGATCGCCTGCTTCTCGGCGGCCGTGAGCTTGCCGGAACATTCGGCTTGCAGCTCGCAGCGCACCTCGATCTGGTCCAAGTGCCCGTCGCGGCTGAGGTGGATCTGGTAGATGCCGGCCAGGCGCCGATCGCGCAGAATCTGCTCCTCGATCTGGGTCGGAAAGACGTTGACGCCGCGTACGATCAGCATGTCGTCGCTGCGGCCGCTGATCTTGCCCAGGCGGCGAAAAGCGCGCGAGGTGGGCGCCAGCAACCGGGTCAGGTCGCGGGTGCGGTAGCGGATCACCGGCATGGCCTGCTTGCTCAGCGAGGTAAAGACCAGCTCGCCACTGGCCCCGTCGGGCAGCACGGCGCCGGTTTCGGGGTCGATGATCTCGGGGTAGAAGTGGTCTTCCCACACCACCGGGCCGTCTTTGGATTCCACGCATTCGCTGGCCACGCCCGGGCCCATGACTTCGGACAGGCCGTAGATGTCGACCGCATCGAGCCCGAGTTTGCGCTCGATTTCGGCGCGCATGCCCTCACCCCAGGGCTCGGCCCCAAAGATGCCGATCTGCAAGGAAATGTCCTCGGGCCCCAGGCCCTGGCGCTCGAATTCCTCGGCAATCACCAGCGCGTAGGAGGGGGTGACCATGATCAGGTCGGGTTTGAAGTCGCGGATCAGTTGCACCTGCTTTTCGGTTTGCCCGCCCGACATCGGCACCACCGTGCAGCCCAGCCGCTCGGCCCCGTAGTGCGCCCCCAGCCCGCCGGTAAACAGACCGTAGCCGTAGGCCACGTGCACGATGTCGCCCGCGCGCCCGCCCGCGGCGCGGATCGAGCGCGCCGC
Coding sequences within:
- the paaD gene encoding 1,2-phenylacetyl-CoA epoxidase subunit PaaD encodes the protein MPATDLSHAAEAGTRERLWAALDQLCDPEIPVLTLREMGILRDLRPAADAPEVWEVLITPTYSGCPAMDQIEDDVRATVQGLGLPVRVLRQLAPAWSTDSMSPAAREKLRAYGIAAPLPCAAAVAAGPERLRFVRGAADPAPPVPCPRCGSLHTVETSHFGSTACKALYKCLDCQEPFDYFKPY
- the paaK gene encoding phenylacetate--CoA ligase PaaK; amino-acid sequence: MPVKHPRPGDLEPIERASRDEIAALQLQRLRWSLRHAYDHVPHYRRSFDAAGVHPDDLRTLHDLARFPFSTKDDLRANYPFGMFAVPREQVLRLHASSGTTGKPTVVGYTAQDIDTWANLAARSIRAAGGRAGDIVHVAYGYGLFTGGLGAHYGAERLGCTVVPMSGGQTEKQVQLIRDFKPDLIMVTPSYALVIAEEFERQGLGPEDISLQIGIFGAEPWGEGMRAEIERKLGLDAVDIYGLSEVMGPGVASECVESKDGPVVWEDHFYPEIIDPETGAVLPDGASGELVFTSLSKQAMPVIRYRTRDLTRLLAPTSRAFRRLGKISGRSDDMLIVRGVNVFPTQIEEQILRDRRLAGIYQIHLSRDGHLDQIEVRCELQAECSGKLTAAEKQAIGQQLQHQIKTHIGVSSRVTVLEAQQIERSLTGKAQRVIDQRPKPT
- a CDS encoding 2Fe-2S iron-sulfur cluster-binding protein, whose product is MSASRFHPLTVKRISPEAAGSLALTFDIPASQRETFGFEPGQFLTLRAQVDGQELRRTYSICSPRSRLQQQGEIEIGIRPVPGGVFSNWAARAIRVGDTLQVLPPEGAFTVKKARAIHRVGFAAGSGITPILSIAASTLQEQPESKFTLVFGNRRMASVMFNEALQDLKDTYPSRFTMIHILSRQAQEVDLLQGRIDQAKVQALIDTLLPARSMDEVFVCGPEAMIEATQAALQAAGVPAHRIYTERFTTSAAVAVRVQADRDAQGLQQDAAKAALGVRMELLLDGKRHELALGRDESVLDAALEAGLDLPYSCKSGVCCTCRAKVLEGQVAMQQNFGLHADEVARGFVLTCQARAQSERLRLSFDER
- the paaB gene encoding 1,2-phenylacetyl-CoA epoxidase subunit PaaB; this translates as MNATPALKDWPLWEVFVRSKQGLEHKHCGSLHASDAAHALQMARDVYTRRQEGVSIWVVPSSAISASAPQDKEEFFEPAADKIYRHPTFYEIPAEVGHM
- a CDS encoding zf-TFIIB domain-containing protein → MKCPNCVNVELVMSDRQGVEIDYCPQCRGVWLDRGELDKLIERSLGQAPAGRSGAQVRQPDFEDSDFRQRSGGFAQGGGLGSKLGGLAGGLKGGLGGGLSGGFAAGSGQKKKKSWLSDIFD
- the paaC gene encoding 1,2-phenylacetyl-CoA epoxidase subunit PaaC; translation: MEATQTDFRLAYLLHLADNAVVLGQRNAQWCGHGPAIEEDLAMANISLDLIGQARLLYQLVAQSLGEGVTEDTLAYFRDDTEFRNYTLLELPHHGPLVGYAITDLDYATTLVRNFLYSALMVLRWEALQQSSDPELAAIAAKSLKETRYHLRHARDWMLRLGDGTAESQARMQAALEHLMPYTQEFWSESEVEAAAAASGLGVEMGSLRAAWDALLDQTLAEATLRRPSASGYLTRGKQGLHSEHLGFLLAEMQCLARAHPGAQW
- the paaA gene encoding 1,2-phenylacetyl-CoA epoxidase subunit PaaA, giving the protein MYTQALSIPDPAEQAAPALKVAESAERLQRFQERIDADGRIEPQDWMPEAYRRTLVRQISQHAHSEIVGMLPEGNWISRAPSLKRKAILIAKVQDEGGHGQYLYSAAETLGAERADLIDALHSGRAKYSSIFNYPTLNWADVGVIGWLVDGAAISNQIPLCRCSYGPYARAMIRICKEESFHQRQGYEALLVMMRGTPAQRHMVQDSVNRWWWKCLAMFGPPDADSLHSEQSMRWGIKRISNDELRQKFIDATVPQAQVLGITLPDPELKWNPERGHYDHGPIDWDEFWSTVNGKGPCNQQRLATRVKAHQNGQWLRDAALAHARKQQQRALKEAA
- a CDS encoding LysR family transcriptional regulator — its product is MSLSYSYRHLYYFWIVAQEGGMSKAAARLDMAVQTVSAQVRELEKALGCQLLKPAGRGVALTEAGVLAARQAQQIFELGEALPALLRQAALAPRVRLAVGLADGLPKLEVLRLLRPVLDVPDLHLICHDGEIDDLLADLAMHRLDVVLTDHPVSSRAHLKVHHHRLASSAYGWFAAPPWLHAAQRAFPAALQGVPLLLPTRHASVRAQLDQWLARHGLTPRIAGEFEDSALLETFGGQGMGVFPAALALAETLQQRHGASLVGVCEGVAAPCYALSLERRVAHPLLRRLLEQSA